One genomic region from uncultured Subdoligranulum sp. encodes:
- a CDS encoding DUF2971 domain-containing protein has product MALGSADGKSIITREELELKTAQWLLKEDAASDQAFNKAAHAYLGKLHYKLYKYQQVLSSEAEKEKYLRLKRHLQKHEMSLSCPSRFNDPFDCQFAFPDDLDGELFMRCKNSLDAVWRVGCLTEHFDNRLMWSHYADSHRGICIEYDFSSFSPSLDRVVFAPVVYSSKRPEFTRELQDHLSHNQLNLQDRQYLTSALFTKDTIWKYESEWRILKGVHICKKYGAYLRCFMCHHLTQMPGCYQESDPYFEFTMPPISAVYFGAAINDSCKGQVAKKELQELCSRAGIPTFSMRLDKAGYAVRPIPE; this is encoded by the coding sequence ATGGCTTTGGGTTCAGCAGATGGGAAATCTATCATAACCCGTGAAGAATTGGAGCTAAAAACCGCGCAGTGGCTCTTAAAGGAAGATGCCGCTTCCGACCAGGCATTCAATAAAGCCGCCCATGCCTATCTGGGAAAGCTGCATTACAAATTATACAAATATCAACAAGTCCTAAGTTCTGAGGCCGAGAAGGAAAAATATCTGCGCTTGAAAAGGCACCTGCAAAAACACGAGATGAGCCTTTCTTGTCCCTCTAGGTTTAATGATCCTTTCGATTGCCAGTTTGCGTTTCCAGATGACCTTGATGGAGAACTTTTTATGAGATGTAAGAACTCGCTGGATGCTGTCTGGCGGGTCGGTTGCTTGACCGAACATTTCGACAATCGCCTGATGTGGTCACATTATGCTGATAGCCATCGAGGAATCTGTATTGAATACGATTTTTCAAGCTTTTCTCCCTCCCTTGATAGGGTTGTTTTTGCTCCTGTAGTCTATTCCTCTAAGCGTCCAGAGTTTACCAGAGAACTACAAGATCACCTAAGCCATAACCAACTTAACCTGCAAGATCGTCAATATCTAACAAGCGCTCTCTTTACAAAGGATACCATTTGGAAATATGAATCGGAATGGAGAATACTTAAAGGCGTTCACATATGTAAAAAATATGGGGCCTATCTGCGCTGTTTTATGTGTCACCACTTGACTCAGATGCCTGGCTGTTATCAAGAGTCCGATCCCTACTTTGAATTTACGATGCCACCCATCTCTGCTGTATACTTTGGTGCTGCCATAAACGACTCTTGCAAAGGACAGGTTGCCAAAAAGGAATTGCAGGAACTTTGCAGTCGGGCCGGTATTCCGACCTTTTCCATGCGGTTGGATAAAGCGGGCTATGCCGTTCGTCCGATTCCAGAATAA
- a CDS encoding DUF188 domain-containing protein — protein MPTILIDADGCPVVDLTVRIGRVHGVPVRILCDTAHRIERKDAETLVFDKGADSVDFALVNRVQPGDIVITQDYGLASMCLARRARVLNQNGLEYTARNIDGLLARRHENKKLLRAGKHPKGPAKRTREQDEAFARALENLLQE, from the coding sequence ATGCCAACGATTTTGATTGACGCAGACGGCTGCCCGGTAGTGGACCTGACGGTGCGAATTGGCCGGGTCCATGGCGTGCCGGTGAGAATCCTCTGTGATACGGCCCATCGCATCGAGCGGAAGGATGCTGAGACGCTGGTCTTTGACAAGGGAGCTGACAGCGTGGACTTTGCCCTGGTCAACCGGGTGCAGCCGGGAGATATTGTCATCACCCAAGACTATGGGCTTGCCAGTATGTGCCTGGCCCGCAGGGCCCGGGTGCTCAACCAGAACGGGCTGGAGTACACGGCCCGGAACATTGATGGCCTGCTGGCCCGTCGGCATGAAAACAAAAAGCTCCTCCGTGCCGGCAAGCACCCGAAAGGGCCAGCCAAACGCACGAGGGAGCAGGATGAGGCGTTTGCCAGAGCGCTGGAGAATCTGTTGCAAGAGTGA